Proteins from a genomic interval of Streptomyces sp. NBC_01445:
- a CDS encoding S53 family peptidase, which produces MRSTRAAARAGLSLAATLPLLAGALAIAAPVAQADPNPGARDALTGTKPLWATAKADQGAASNSSTVHARVYLAGRDAAGLAAYAKAVSDPQSASYGKHLSAKQAQARFGATKAQIAEVTKWLESSGLTVTDVSKHYISVSGEVAAAEKAFGAQLHNYAKGKHTYRAPTAAATVPASLNGAVLTVTGLDSAPHKADHDETLPPPDAVFHNAGPFSSYYGSKTASTQPSAYGQKAPYAVKGYTGKQLRAAYGAGKKTGKGVRVAITDAYASPTIAKDAATYAKRNGDAAYRSGQLKQVLPADYTKTEECGASGWYGEETLDVEAVHAVAPAADITYVGAASCYDDALLDSLGKIVDGHLADIVSNSWGDIEANQTPDLAAAYDQIFQYGAIEGIGFYFSSGDNGDEVANTGTKQVDVPANSAWVTSVGGTSLAVGKGDKYQFETGWGTLKANLSADGKSWDAFPGAYTSGAGGGTSKTVKQPFYQSGVVPNSLARANGGSQKMRTVPDISAVADPNTGFLVGQSQTFPDGSLKYDEYRIGGTSLAAPVIAGVQALVQEARGGHALGFANPAIYDRFGSKIYHDVTDKPTGRDLAVVRVDYANGFDAADGLLTSLRSLGKDSSLKAVRGYDDVTGVGSPAPGYVTSFGRR; this is translated from the coding sequence ATGAGATCCACCCGTGCCGCGGCCCGCGCCGGGCTCAGCCTGGCAGCGACACTGCCACTGCTCGCCGGCGCGCTCGCCATCGCAGCACCCGTCGCCCAGGCCGACCCGAACCCGGGCGCCCGCGACGCACTGACCGGCACCAAGCCGCTGTGGGCCACGGCCAAGGCCGACCAGGGTGCCGCGTCGAACAGCTCCACCGTGCACGCCCGCGTCTACCTCGCGGGGCGCGACGCGGCGGGCCTCGCGGCGTACGCGAAAGCCGTGTCCGACCCGCAGTCGGCGTCGTACGGCAAGCACCTCAGCGCCAAGCAGGCCCAGGCCCGCTTCGGCGCGACCAAGGCCCAGATAGCCGAGGTCACGAAGTGGCTCGAGTCCTCGGGCCTCACCGTGACCGACGTCAGCAAGCACTACATCTCCGTCTCGGGCGAAGTCGCCGCCGCCGAGAAGGCGTTCGGCGCCCAGCTGCACAACTACGCCAAGGGCAAGCACACCTACCGCGCGCCCACGGCCGCCGCCACGGTGCCCGCGTCCCTGAACGGCGCGGTCCTCACCGTGACCGGCCTGGACAGCGCGCCGCACAAGGCGGACCACGACGAGACGCTGCCGCCGCCGGACGCCGTGTTCCACAACGCCGGCCCCTTCTCGTCGTACTACGGCTCGAAGACGGCGAGCACTCAGCCGTCCGCGTACGGCCAGAAGGCCCCGTACGCCGTGAAGGGCTACACCGGCAAGCAGCTGCGTGCCGCCTACGGCGCCGGCAAGAAGACCGGCAAGGGGGTCCGCGTCGCCATCACCGACGCGTACGCCTCGCCGACCATCGCGAAGGACGCGGCCACCTACGCCAAGCGCAACGGTGACGCGGCCTACCGCAGCGGCCAGCTGAAGCAGGTCCTGCCCGCGGACTACACCAAGACCGAGGAGTGCGGGGCGTCCGGCTGGTACGGCGAGGAGACCCTCGACGTCGAGGCCGTGCACGCCGTGGCTCCCGCGGCCGACATCACCTACGTCGGCGCCGCGTCCTGCTACGACGACGCGCTGCTCGACTCCCTCGGCAAGATCGTCGACGGTCACCTCGCCGACATCGTGTCGAACTCGTGGGGCGACATCGAGGCCAACCAGACCCCCGACCTCGCCGCCGCGTACGACCAGATCTTCCAGTACGGCGCGATCGAGGGCATCGGCTTCTACTTCTCGTCCGGCGACAACGGCGACGAGGTGGCGAACACCGGCACGAAGCAGGTCGACGTGCCCGCCAACTCGGCGTGGGTGACGTCCGTCGGCGGTACGTCGCTGGCCGTCGGCAAGGGCGACAAGTACCAGTTCGAGACCGGCTGGGGCACGCTCAAGGCCAACCTGTCGGCCGACGGCAAGAGCTGGGACGCCTTCCCCGGGGCGTACACCTCGGGTGCGGGCGGCGGCACCAGCAAGACGGTGAAGCAGCCGTTCTACCAGAGCGGTGTCGTCCCGAACTCGCTGGCGCGCGCCAACGGCGGCTCGCAGAAGATGCGTACGGTGCCGGACATCTCCGCGGTGGCCGACCCGAACACCGGCTTCCTCGTCGGCCAGTCGCAGACGTTCCCCGACGGCTCGCTCAAGTACGACGAGTACCGCATCGGCGGCACGTCGCTGGCGGCGCCCGTCATCGCGGGTGTGCAGGCGCTGGTCCAGGAGGCCCGCGGCGGGCACGCGCTCGGCTTCGCCAACCCGGCGATCTACGACCGCTTCGGCTCGAAGATCTACCACGACGTGACGGACAAGCCGACCGGCCGTGACCTCGCGGTGGTCCGTGTCGACTACGCGAACGGGTTCGACGCGGCCGACGGCCTGCTGACCTCCCTGCGCAGCCTCGGCAAGGACAGCTCGCTCAAGGCGGTCCGCGGCTACGACGACGTGACGGGTGTCGGCTCGCCGGCGCCGGGCTATGTGACGTCCTTCGGCCGTCGCTGA
- a CDS encoding DUF305 domain-containing protein, with the protein MRRAAWIVPAVAAVLVAGGAVTYAVADGDDGGSSAVRVPGAESADAGFARDMAVHHQQAVEMSYIVRDRTKDEEVRRLAYDIAQTQANQRGMLLGWLDLWGLPKVSAKPPMSWMGMGDMPPGQDGALMPGMATNSQLDELRKASGKRAEVLYLQLMTAHHKGGVHMAEGCVERCGVGVEKRLAAGMVASQKSELDLMAEMLKDRS; encoded by the coding sequence GTGAGGCGCGCGGCCTGGATCGTGCCGGCCGTGGCGGCGGTGCTCGTCGCGGGCGGGGCGGTCACGTACGCGGTCGCCGACGGGGACGACGGCGGTTCGTCGGCCGTGCGGGTGCCGGGCGCCGAGTCGGCCGACGCCGGGTTCGCGCGGGACATGGCGGTCCACCATCAGCAGGCCGTCGAGATGTCGTACATCGTGCGCGACCGCACGAAGGACGAGGAGGTGCGCCGCCTCGCCTACGACATCGCGCAGACGCAGGCCAACCAGCGGGGCATGCTGCTCGGCTGGCTCGACCTGTGGGGGCTGCCGAAGGTGTCCGCGAAGCCGCCGATGTCCTGGATGGGCATGGGCGACATGCCGCCCGGGCAGGACGGCGCACTGATGCCGGGCATGGCCACGAACTCGCAGCTCGACGAGCTCCGCAAGGCGAGCGGCAAGCGGGCCGAGGTGCTCTACCTCCAGCTGATGACCGCGCACCACAAGGGCGGCGTCCATATGGCCGAGGGGTGCGTCGAGCGCTGCGGGGTCGGGGTGGAGAAACGGCTCGCGGCGGGCATGGTCGCCTCGCAGAAGTCGGAACTCGACCTGATGGCTGAGATGTTGAAGGACAGGTCGTAG
- a CDS encoding DUF3105 domain-containing protein, translated as MGSAKNTGSATRKARIEEMRRAERSRERLRRVLVVVVSAVVVVCLAGFGAWALMKGDDSKDTADAKSSAGSFKTGSDGVKTWTGKLDRNHVAKKVTYPMTPPVGGDHNQVWMNCNGDVYKKAIPNENAVHALEHGAVWVTYTDKADPGDVQKLAAKVRQTPYSLMSPDQDQKDPIMLSAWGHQRTVKSATDPDVASFFSTFVQGKQTPEPGAACTNGLSQ; from the coding sequence ATGGGTTCCGCCAAGAACACCGGCTCCGCGACGCGCAAGGCCCGCATAGAGGAGATGCGCCGCGCCGAGCGCTCCCGCGAGCGCCTGCGCCGCGTCCTCGTCGTCGTCGTGAGCGCCGTCGTGGTCGTGTGCCTCGCCGGATTCGGGGCGTGGGCCCTCATGAAGGGTGACGACTCGAAGGACACGGCGGACGCGAAGTCGTCGGCCGGGTCGTTCAAGACCGGCTCGGACGGCGTGAAGACCTGGACCGGGAAGCTGGACCGCAACCACGTCGCGAAGAAGGTGACGTACCCGATGACGCCGCCGGTGGGCGGGGACCACAACCAGGTCTGGATGAACTGCAACGGCGACGTCTACAAGAAGGCGATCCCGAACGAGAACGCGGTGCACGCCCTGGAGCACGGCGCGGTCTGGGTGACGTACACGGACAAGGCCGACCCGGGTGACGTGCAGAAGCTCGCGGCGAAGGTGCGCCAGACGCCGTACTCGCTGATGAGCCCGGACCAGGACCAGAAGGACCCGATCATGCTGAGCGCCTGGGGCCACCAGCGGACCGTGAAGAGCGCCACCGACCCGGACGTGGCCTCGTTCTTCTCGACGTTCGTCCAGGGCAAGCAGACCCCTGAGCCGGGTGCCGCCTGCACCAACGGCCTGTCCCAGTGA
- the glnA gene encoding type I glutamate--ammonia ligase: MDKQQEFVLRTLEERDIRFVRLWFTDVLGFLKSVAVAPAELEQAFDEGIGFDGSAIEGFARVYESDMIAKPDPSTFQVLPWRAEAPGTARMFCDILMPDGSPSFADPRYVLKRALAKTSDLGFTFYTHPEIEFFLLKNKPLDGSRPTPADNSGYFDHTPQNVGMDFRRQAITMLESMGISVEFSHHEGAPGQQEIDLRYADALSTADNIMTFRLVMKQVALEQGVQATFMPKPFSDHPGSGMHTHLSLFEGDRNAFYESGSEYQLSKVGRSFIAGLLKHAAEISAVTNQWVNSYKRIWGGGGRTAGAGGEAPSYICWGHNNRSALIRVPMYKPGKTGSARVEVRSIDSGANPYLTYAVLLAAGLKGIEEGYELPPGADDDVWALSDAERRAMGIEPLPQNLGEAIALMERSELVAETLGEHVYDFFLRNKKQEWEEYRSEVTAFELRKNLPVL; this comes from the coding sequence ATGGACAAGCAGCAGGAATTCGTGCTCCGGACGCTCGAGGAGCGGGATATCCGGTTCGTCCGCCTGTGGTTCACGGATGTCCTCGGCTTCCTGAAGTCGGTGGCCGTGGCCCCGGCGGAGCTGGAGCAGGCCTTCGACGAGGGCATCGGCTTCGACGGCTCCGCGATCGAGGGCTTCGCCCGCGTGTATGAGTCCGACATGATCGCCAAGCCCGACCCGTCGACCTTCCAGGTGCTGCCCTGGCGCGCCGAGGCCCCGGGCACCGCGCGGATGTTCTGCGACATCCTGATGCCCGACGGCTCCCCGTCGTTCGCGGACCCGCGCTACGTGCTGAAGCGGGCCCTGGCCAAGACCTCGGACCTGGGCTTCACCTTCTACACGCACCCCGAGATCGAGTTCTTCCTCCTCAAGAACAAGCCGCTCGACGGGTCCCGCCCCACCCCGGCCGACAACTCCGGCTACTTCGACCACACCCCGCAGAACGTCGGCATGGACTTCCGCCGCCAGGCGATCACCATGCTCGAATCCATGGGCATCTCGGTCGAGTTCAGCCACCACGAGGGCGCCCCCGGCCAGCAGGAGATCGACCTGCGGTACGCCGACGCGCTGTCCACGGCCGACAACATCATGACGTTCCGCCTCGTCATGAAGCAGGTGGCGCTGGAGCAGGGCGTGCAGGCGACCTTCATGCCGAAGCCGTTCTCCGACCACCCCGGCTCCGGCATGCACACGCACCTGTCCCTCTTCGAGGGCGACCGCAACGCGTTCTACGAGTCCGGCTCCGAGTACCAGCTGTCCAAGGTCGGCCGCTCCTTCATCGCGGGCCTGCTCAAGCACGCCGCCGAGATCTCCGCCGTCACCAACCAGTGGGTCAACTCCTACAAGCGCATCTGGGGTGGCGGCGGCCGCACCGCCGGCGCCGGCGGCGAGGCGCCCTCGTACATCTGCTGGGGCCACAACAACCGCTCGGCCCTGATCCGCGTCCCGATGTACAAGCCCGGCAAGACCGGCTCCGCGCGCGTCGAGGTCCGCTCGATCGACTCGGGCGCGAACCCGTACCTGACGTACGCCGTGCTGCTCGCCGCCGGACTCAAGGGCATCGAGGAGGGCTACGAGCTCCCGCCGGGCGCCGACGACGACGTGTGGGCCCTGTCCGACGCCGAGCGCCGCGCGATGGGCATCGAGCCGCTCCCGCAGAACCTCGGCGAGGCGATCGCCCTCATGGAGCGCAGCGAACTCGTCGCCGAGACACTGGGCGAGCACGTGTACGACTTCTTCCTGCGCAACAAGAAGCAGGAGTGGGAGGAGTACCGCTCGGAGGTCACGGCCTTCGAGCTGCGGAAGAACCTGCCGGTGCTGTAA
- a CDS encoding YncE family protein — protein sequence MSRTLPELLPGDVFASPRRSAWRQWLDRSSVILAAFSIALLSATASDAFAARHKDLRSDRLYVANGGSGTVSVIDTRTNAVVGAPIHVGKRPAGVAVDSVRGRAYVANSGSDTVSVINTKTRTVVGSPIRVGKNPSGVAVDRVRGRAYVANSGSDTVSVINTKTRTVVGSPIHVGKNPSGVAVDRVRGRAYVTNSGSDTVSVINTKTKTVVGSPIHVGKNPSGVAIDGVRGRAYVVNAHSYAVSVIDINTNKVVGASIHVGKGPAGVAIDSLRGRAYVTNSDSYAVSLINTRTNAAVGSPIPVRYGPAWVATDALRGRAYVANSGSDSVSVIDTSTNAVVGSPIPVGNAPAGVALGRPLRPAKH from the coding sequence ATGTCCCGAACTCTGCCTGAGCTTCTGCCAGGCGACGTTTTTGCATCCCCACGCCGTAGCGCATGGCGCCAGTGGCTCGACCGGTCGAGCGTCATCCTGGCGGCATTCTCCATCGCCCTCCTGTCCGCCACGGCTTCTGACGCCTTTGCAGCGCGGCACAAAGACCTGCGCAGTGATCGCCTCTATGTCGCCAACGGCGGCTCGGGCACCGTGTCGGTGATCGACACCAGGACCAACGCGGTCGTCGGCGCCCCGATCCACGTCGGCAAACGCCCCGCCGGGGTGGCCGTCGACAGCGTCCGCGGTCGCGCCTACGTGGCCAACTCCGGCTCGGACACCGTGTCGGTGATCAACACCAAGACCAGAACCGTCGTGGGCTCCCCGATCCGCGTCGGCAAAAACCCGTCCGGGGTGGCTGTCGACCGAGTCCGCGGTCGCGCCTACGTGGCCAACTCCGGCTCGGACACCGTGTCGGTGATCAACACCAAGACCAGAACCGTCGTGGGCTCCCCGATCCACGTCGGCAAAAACCCGTCCGGGGTGGCCGTCGACCGAGTCCGCGGTCGCGCCTACGTGACCAACTCCGGCTCGGACACCGTGTCGGTGATCAACACCAAGACCAAAACCGTCGTGGGCTCCCCGATCCACGTCGGCAAAAACCCGTCCGGGGTGGCCATCGACGGCGTTCGCGGTCGCGCCTACGTGGTCAACGCCCACTCGTACGCCGTGTCGGTGATCGACATCAACACCAACAAGGTCGTCGGGGCCTCGATCCACGTCGGCAAAGGCCCCGCCGGGGTGGCCATCGACAGCCTCAGAGGCCGCGCCTACGTGACCAACTCCGACTCGTACGCCGTGTCGCTGATCAACACCAGGACCAACGCGGCCGTCGGCTCCCCGATCCCCGTCCGCTACGGCCCCGCCTGGGTGGCCACCGACGCCCTCCGCGGTCGCGCCTACGTGGCCAACTCCGGCTCGGACAGCGTGTCGGTGATCGACACCAGCACCAACGCGGTCGTGGGCTCCCCGATCCCCGTTGGCAACGCCCCCGCCGGGGTGGCATTGGGGAGGCCGCTCCGGCCCGCGAAGCACTGA
- a CDS encoding TolB family protein → MTTRNRLLVLVAAVVALAAVATASVLHAAARADRRNEAHAGGPRVTAGRVTLPAEATEAPRRLVFRNMAWGPHRDELTTVPAGRPDAPRTASGVKCLRFYASSGTAICLRAERGAMQDTYTARVLDSRLEEKAHYALPGIPSRARVSPSGRYAAWTVFVGGDSYAGTNFSTRAAIVDTRTGHLTPTLEDFRVVKDGRTYRAADINFWGITFAADDRHFYATLATHGKTYLVRGDLRTRTLTTVHQNVECPSLSPDGTRIAYKKRVKGLSADAPWRLYVLDLRTLRETPLAETRSVDDQAVWSDAHTLTYALPGDYGADLYTVPGDGTGAPHRLTKAAVSPAYL, encoded by the coding sequence ATGACGACACGTAACAGGCTGCTCGTCCTCGTCGCCGCGGTCGTCGCTCTGGCGGCCGTCGCGACGGCCTCGGTCCTGCACGCGGCGGCGCGCGCCGACCGCAGGAACGAGGCGCACGCGGGCGGCCCGAGGGTCACTGCGGGCCGGGTGACCCTGCCGGCCGAGGCCACCGAGGCTCCCCGCCGCCTCGTCTTCCGCAACATGGCGTGGGGCCCCCACCGCGACGAGCTCACCACGGTCCCGGCGGGCCGCCCGGACGCGCCCCGCACCGCGTCGGGCGTCAAGTGCCTTCGTTTCTACGCCTCTTCGGGCACGGCGATCTGTCTGCGGGCCGAGCGGGGCGCGATGCAGGACACGTACACGGCGCGCGTCCTGGACTCGCGGCTCGAGGAGAAGGCCCACTACGCGCTGCCGGGCATCCCGTCCCGCGCCCGCGTCTCGCCGAGCGGGCGGTACGCGGCGTGGACGGTGTTCGTGGGCGGCGACAGCTACGCGGGCACGAACTTCTCGACGCGGGCGGCGATCGTGGACACCCGCACGGGTCACCTCACGCCGACGCTCGAGGACTTCCGGGTCGTCAAGGACGGCCGGACCTACCGCGCGGCGGACATCAACTTCTGGGGCATCACGTTCGCGGCGGACGACCGCCACTTCTACGCGACGCTCGCGACGCACGGGAAGACCTACCTGGTACGGGGCGATCTGCGCACCCGCACGCTGACCACCGTCCACCAGAACGTCGAGTGCCCGTCCCTCTCCCCCGACGGCACCCGCATCGCGTACAAGAAGCGCGTGAAGGGCCTTTCGGCGGACGCCCCTTGGCGGCTGTACGTACTCGACCTGCGCACGCTCCGCGAGACGCCCCTGGCGGAGACCCGCAGCGTGGACGACCAGGCGGTCTGGAGCGACGCGCACACCCTGACGTACGCGCTGCCGGGCGACTACGGCGCGGACCTCTACACCGTCCCGGGGGACGGCACGGGAGCCCCGCACCGCCTCACCAAGGCGGCGGTGTCTCCGGCGTACCTGTGA
- a CDS encoding MFS transporter, with the protein MYVADSRAAASAEPAARPPAGRRGTAIAPTVLALGSVSLITDVSSEMVTAVLPLYLVAGLGLSPLGFGLLDGVYNGFSALVRLVGGHFADRGGGRHKTVALFGYGLSALCKPLLLLAATLPTIGMVLAADRTGKGLRTAPRDALISLSSTPATRGRAFGVHRAMDTTGALLGPLAAFLILRATTDGYDAVFTVSFCVAALGVLVLLLFVPRRHEAAKETAKSSHPAPPRPTFRSALALLRRREVRRTTVCALLLGLATVSDSFVYLLLQRRLGVPDQWFALLPLGTAAAFLLLAAPLGRLADRVGSWRVFLAGHAALLAAYGLLLSPWHGSALPYAVLALHGCFYAATDGVLMAAASTAIPQELRSSGLAVVQTGQALARFVCSIGFGAAWTAWGDRTALGAATVALAAGAAVAYAFRPEAPTPAEVVPA; encoded by the coding sequence ATGTACGTAGCGGACAGCCGCGCTGCGGCATCCGCGGAACCCGCCGCCCGGCCACCGGCCGGGCGGCGCGGCACCGCGATCGCCCCCACGGTCCTGGCCCTCGGCTCGGTCAGCCTCATCACCGACGTCTCGTCCGAGATGGTCACGGCGGTCCTGCCGCTCTACCTCGTCGCGGGACTCGGCCTCTCGCCCCTCGGCTTCGGCCTCCTGGACGGCGTCTACAACGGCTTCTCGGCGCTGGTCCGTCTCGTCGGCGGCCACTTCGCGGACCGGGGAGGCGGCCGCCACAAGACGGTCGCCCTGTTCGGCTACGGACTCTCGGCGCTCTGCAAACCCCTGCTCCTGCTGGCCGCCACCCTCCCCACGATCGGCATGGTCCTGGCGGCCGACCGCACGGGCAAGGGCCTGCGCACGGCGCCGCGGGACGCCCTGATCTCCCTGAGCAGCACCCCGGCCACCCGCGGCAGAGCCTTCGGCGTGCACCGGGCGATGGACACGACGGGCGCCCTCCTCGGCCCCCTCGCGGCCTTCCTGATCCTGCGCGCGACGACGGACGGCTACGACGCGGTCTTCACCGTCAGCTTCTGCGTCGCGGCACTGGGCGTACTGGTCCTGCTCCTGTTCGTCCCCCGCCGGCACGAAGCCGCCAAGGAGACCGCCAAGAGCAGCCACCCCGCACCCCCGCGCCCCACCTTCCGGTCCGCGCTCGCGCTCCTGCGCCGCCGCGAGGTCCGCCGCACCACGGTCTGCGCCCTGCTCCTCGGCCTGGCCACGGTCAGCGACTCCTTCGTCTATCTGCTCCTCCAGCGCCGCCTGGGCGTCCCCGACCAGTGGTTCGCGCTGCTCCCCCTGGGCACGGCGGCCGCTTTCCTGCTCCTGGCCGCGCCCCTGGGCCGGCTCGCGGACCGCGTCGGCAGCTGGCGCGTGTTCCTCGCCGGCCACGCCGCGCTCCTCGCCGCGTACGGCCTGCTGCTCTCGCCGTGGCACGGCTCCGCCCTGCCGTACGCGGTCCTGGCGCTGCACGGCTGCTTCTACGCGGCGACGGACGGCGTCCTGATGGCCGCTGCCTCCACCGCCATCCCGCAGGAGCTGCGCTCGTCGGGGCTCGCCGTCGTCCAGACGGGCCAGGCGCTGGCGCGCTTCGTCTGCTCGATCGGCTTCGGCGCCGCCTGGACGGCGTGGGGCGACCGCACGGCTCTGGGCGCGGCCACAGTGGCGCTGGCGGCGGGCGCGGCGGTGGCGTACGCCTTCCGGCCCGAAGCCCCCACCCCCGCGGAGGTAGTACCCGCATGA
- a CDS encoding alkaline phosphatase family protein, with translation MPGRSLFRRGRTAALASAFALTATAVALWSGVGGSSAQAAAGVPTPDHTVVVVFENHAYNQVIGSSSAPYINSLKTNGASLSASYALTHPSQPNYFALFSGATQGITDDSCYTPGFSSQPNLASELIAAGKTWGSYNEGLPSQGSTTCSSGDYARKHNPWFGFSNVPTSTAKTFAQFPSDYSTLPQVSFVVPDLCSDMHDCSVSTGDTWLKNNLSAYATWAKAHNSLLVVTFDEDNRLAGNKIPTVLYGQQVTPGATSATTYNHYDVLRTIEDMHGLPHAGNAASGKDITGIWTS, from the coding sequence GTGCCTGGCAGATCATTGTTCCGACGAGGCCGCACCGCGGCGCTCGCTTCGGCCTTCGCCCTGACCGCCACCGCGGTCGCGCTCTGGTCCGGCGTGGGCGGCTCGTCCGCGCAGGCCGCGGCGGGCGTCCCCACCCCGGACCACACCGTGGTCGTGGTCTTCGAGAACCACGCCTACAACCAAGTGATCGGCTCCTCCAGCGCCCCGTACATCAACAGCCTGAAGACGAACGGCGCGAGCCTCTCGGCGTCGTACGCGCTGACGCACCCGAGCCAGCCGAACTACTTCGCGCTGTTCTCGGGCGCCACGCAGGGCATCACGGACGACAGCTGCTACACGCCGGGCTTCTCCTCGCAGCCCAACCTGGCCTCCGAGCTGATCGCCGCCGGCAAGACCTGGGGCAGCTACAACGAGGGCCTGCCGAGCCAGGGTTCGACCACCTGCTCGTCCGGCGACTACGCCCGCAAGCACAACCCGTGGTTCGGGTTCAGCAACGTCCCCACCTCCACGGCGAAGACGTTCGCGCAGTTCCCCTCGGACTACTCGACGCTCCCCCAGGTCTCCTTCGTGGTCCCCGACCTGTGCAGCGACATGCACGACTGCTCGGTGTCGACCGGTGACACCTGGCTGAAGAACAACCTGTCCGCCTACGCGACCTGGGCGAAGGCGCACAACAGCCTCCTCGTCGTCACCTTCGACGAGGACAACCGTCTGGCCGGCAACAAGATCCCGACGGTCCTCTACGGCCAGCAGGTCACCCCGGGCGCCACCTCGGCGACCACCTACAACCACTACGACGTCCTGCGCACCATCGAGGACATGCACGGGCTCCCGCACGCGGGCAACGCGGCGTCCGGCAAGGACATCACGGGCATCTGGACGTCCTGA
- a CDS encoding VOC family protein yields the protein MDWTLEVIVVPVTDVDRAKDFYAKQLGFKVDVDQVVTEGIRIVQLTPPGSRCSITLTQGLPGPPGQRPMAPGSLTGLQMCVTDIASARAELVERGVDVSRVQHADVTGWEDGPGEVWNSFMFFTDPDGNGWIVQEAPAPLSER from the coding sequence ATGGACTGGACCCTCGAAGTGATCGTCGTGCCCGTCACGGACGTCGACCGGGCGAAGGACTTCTACGCGAAGCAACTCGGCTTCAAGGTCGACGTGGACCAGGTGGTCACGGAGGGCATCCGCATCGTGCAGCTGACGCCACCGGGCTCGCGCTGTTCGATCACCCTGACGCAGGGCCTGCCGGGCCCTCCGGGACAGCGGCCGATGGCTCCGGGGTCCCTCACGGGCCTGCAGATGTGCGTGACGGACATCGCCTCGGCGCGCGCCGAACTGGTCGAGCGGGGCGTGGACGTGAGTCGGGTGCAGCACGCGGATGTCACCGGCTGGGAGGACGGGCCCGGCGAGGTGTGGAACTCGTTCATGTTCTTCACCGACCCGGACGGCAACGGATGGATCGTGCAAGAGGCGCCGGCTCCGCTCTCGGAGCGCTGA